A portion of the Simkania negevensis Z genome contains these proteins:
- a CDS encoding inositol monophosphatase family protein, with translation MDKQLDLPNLLRSRLTMVATLAAMKAGELLKKAFGTSPEFTTKEGRHNLVTEWDNKAERLIIDFIKTHFPEHRFLAEESGESGEAREGIQWIIDPLDGTVNFVHSIPMFSVSIAAAVQNEVLAGAIYNPMVDELFIAEKNNGAYLNGTRLKVTKTAVLDSAICATGFPYNVHENPLCCLDHFNTFAKMGIPLRRIGSAALDLAYVAAGRYDGFWEVSLRPWDYAAGKLILEEAGGTFTNFKGERYKTFEEGPIVASNGILHDQILKNIKATLEKSNKE, from the coding sequence ATGGATAAACAGTTAGATCTACCAAACCTTCTCCGTTCTCGCCTCACAATGGTTGCAACTCTTGCTGCCATGAAGGCGGGAGAATTGCTCAAAAAAGCCTTTGGAACATCCCCAGAATTTACCACAAAAGAAGGACGCCACAACCTCGTGACAGAGTGGGACAACAAAGCAGAACGTCTCATTATTGATTTCATCAAAACCCATTTTCCCGAGCACAGGTTCCTTGCTGAAGAAAGTGGAGAATCTGGAGAGGCCCGAGAAGGTATTCAATGGATCATCGATCCTTTAGATGGAACAGTCAACTTCGTCCATAGCATCCCGATGTTTTCAGTGAGTATTGCCGCTGCTGTTCAAAATGAAGTTTTGGCAGGCGCAATTTACAACCCCATGGTTGATGAACTGTTTATTGCCGAGAAAAATAATGGAGCTTATCTCAATGGTACGCGCCTCAAGGTCACAAAGACCGCGGTTTTAGACAGTGCGATCTGTGCTACAGGCTTCCCCTACAATGTCCATGAAAATCCCCTTTGCTGTTTAGACCATTTCAATACTTTCGCAAAAATGGGAATCCCTCTGCGAAGGATTGGCTCAGCTGCACTTGATTTGGCCTATGTTGCCGCGGGGAGGTATGATGGATTTTGGGAAGTTTCTCTCCGTCCTTGGGATTATGCTGCAGGCAAACTCATCCTAGAAGAAGCAGGTGGAACTTTTACCAACTTTAAAGGCGAACGGTATAAAACATTCGAAGAAGGCCCCATTGTCGCGAGTAACGGAATTTTGCATGATCAAATTCTAAAAAACATCAAAGCGACATTGGAGAAATCAAACAAAGAATGA